The following proteins are co-located in the Vigna angularis cultivar LongXiaoDou No.4 chromosome 2, ASM1680809v1, whole genome shotgun sequence genome:
- the LOC108328010 gene encoding transcription factor PIF3 — protein sequence MNNNTCAADQSYTSNNDLFELVWEKGQISMQGQSFRARKSPNCRTLPSHCLPSHTPLGGYAKDNNTTITRMGKCGSLGPELNEIKRVFPSGEVYFGEEEEDEDMVMPWLNYGMDDSLQHGYSSEFFNELCGVTMNEPSASNGFSLLDRRNSCSKVFRDTHKNTPFASVRSKIVDIAENNTNNVPSPSSGFSGLKMEKQGSVACSNSSTMMNFSHFAKPVAIVKANLENIGLASRSGSVGIKIKGVAATVATNPAESTKVELFGEFSKKAGTQSHQVTEPKPLEQDGAVSTKCDPSCKDVCRIDDTSNLVVGESVNKGKEAVEKNVEPAVVSSSVCSGNGAERGSKDPNQNLKRKSIDTDDFESQSEDVEEESVGVEKEVPAPQIGAKRHRSAEVHNLSERRRRDRINEKMRALQELVPNCNNADKASMLDEAIEYLKTLQLQLQVMSMGTGLCMPAMMLPPGIQHMHAAHMGPFCPIGVGMQMRLRVGCGMGMIDGNDETSGFPMAHVAQMQGAKLPIAHAPGSTALHGMPNGQVFGVLSQGHHMPMPHAPIFSFPGESFMEPSTLGLNACGTALTENVGSVSACNLKDPMPHVNSQHAQNTNIPDVNTRL from the exons ATGAACAACAACACTTGTGCAGCTGATCAATCTTATAC TTCCAACAATGATTTGTTTGAGCTGGTTTGGGAAAAGGGCCAGATTTCAATGCAGGGTCAATCATTTAGAGCTCGAAAGAGCCCAAATTGTAGAACTTTGCCATCTCATTGCTTACCATCTCACACTCCTCTAGGAGGATATGCTAAGGATAATAATACTACCATCACAAGGATGGGGAAGTGTGGCAGTTTAGGACCTGAAttaaatgaaatcaaaaggGTATTCCCTTCGGGTGAAGTGTattttggtgaagaagaagaagatgaagacatGGTGATGCCTTGGTTGAATTATGGAATGGATGACTCTTTGCAACATGGATATAGTTCTGAGTTTTTCAATGAACTATGCGGGGTCACCATGAATGAGCCGTCAGCATCAAatggtttttctttgttagaCAGAAGAAATAGTTGTAGTAAGGTATTTAGGGACACTCATAAAAACACTCCATTTGCATCTGTTAGATCCAAGATAGTGGATATAGctgaaaataatacaaataatgttCCATCTCCCTCAAGTGGTTTTTCTGGCTTAAAGATGGAGAAGCAAGGCTCAGTTGCGTGTAGCAATAGTTCCACCATGATGAATTTTTCCCACTTTGCAAAGCCTGTTGCTATTGTCAAAGCTAACCTTGAGAACATTGGTTTGGCATCAAGATCAGGAAGTGTGGGAATAAAGATAAAAGGTGTTGCTGCAACTGTTGCGACAAATCCTGCTGAATCAACAAAAGTTGAATTATTCGGAGAGTTTTCAAAAAAAGCAGGCACACAAAGTCATCAGGTTACGGAGCCAAAACCTCTTGAGCAGGATGGTGCCGTTTCAACGAAGTGTGATCCTTCTTGCAAAGATGTCTGCAGGATTGATGACACTTCAAACCTAGTCGTTGGAGAAAGTGTGAACAAAGGAAAGGAAgctgttgaaaaaaatgtagagCCAGCTGTAGTCTCCTCCTCTGTTTGCTCTGGCAATGGTGCAGAAAGGGGTTCTAAGGAtccaaatcaaaatttgaagagaaaaagtataGACACCGACGACTTTGAGAGCCAAAGTGAA GATGTTGAGGAAGAATCAGTTGGTGTAGAAAAGGAGGTTCCTGCACCACAAATTGGAGCCAAGAGACACCGTTCAGCTGAAGTGCATAATCTATCTGAAAGG AGAAGAAGAGACAGGATCAATGAGAAGATGCGTGCATTACAAGAACTAGTACCAAATTGCAATAAT GCGGATAAAGCTTCGATGTTGGATGAGGCGATAGAGTATCTCAAAACACTTCAACTCCAACTTCAA GTAATGTCAATGGGAACTGGTTTATGCATGCCTGCTATGATGTTACCTCCTGGAATACAACACATGCACGCAGCACATATGGGTCCTTTTTGTCCTATAGGTGTTGGCATGCAAATGAGGTTAAGAGTGGGTTGTGGCATGGGCATGATTGATGGTAATGATGAGACTTCTGGATTTCCAATGGCTCATGTGGCCCAAATGCAAGGAGCAAAACTTCCCATTGCACATGCACCTGGTTCCACTGCTTTACATGGAATGCCAAATGGCCAAGTGTTTGGGGTTCTTAGTCAGGGTCACCACATGCCAATGCCACATGCTCCCATATTTTCATTTCCAGG